In the Anastrepha obliqua isolate idAnaObli1 chromosome 1, idAnaObli1_1.0, whole genome shotgun sequence genome, one interval contains:
- the LOC129245291 gene encoding T-complex protein 1 subunit gamma — MFGGQQPILVLSQNTKRESGRKVQLENINAGKAIADVIRTCLGPQAMLKMLMDPMGGIVMTNDGNAILREITVQHPAAKSMIEIARTQDEEVGDGTTSVIVLAGEMLAAAEPFLQQQIHPTVIIRAYREALEDIIKHLQTDLSVPLDVNNKNKMAEVVKACVGTKFIGKWSDLAVKIALDAVETVALNENGRLEVDIKRYAKVEKIPGGSIDESCVLKGVMINKDVTHPKMRRYIENPRILLLDCSLEYKKGESQTNVEIIGEQDFTRMLQIEEEFVQRICADIIAVKPDIVFTEKGVSDLAQHYLLKAGITAIRRLRKTDNLRIARACGATIVNRTEELTEKDVGTGAGLFEIKKIGDEYFTFITNCKEPKACTILLRGASKDILNETERNLQDALHVARNLIIEPRLVAGGGAIEMAVSQLLSRKQRKGPYTAVAQALEIIPRTLAQNCGANTIRTLTALRAKHASHSGDGVCAWGIDGESGEIVDMNVKGIWEPLAVKMQTYKTAVETAILLLRIDDIVSGSKKRGDDIVNPAAAAQGQE; from the exons atgTTTGGAGGGCAACAACCTATACTTGTATTAA GCCAAAATACAAAGCGAGAATCCGGTCGTAAGGTGCAGCTGGAGAATATCAATGCCGGAAAG gcAATTGCTGATGTTATTCGCACCTGTCTTGGCCCCCAGGCAATGCTAAAGATGCTCATGGACCCCATGGGCGGCATCGTGATGACAAATGATGGTAATGCTATTTTGCGCGAAATTACCGTTCAGCATCCAGCTGCTAAGAGCATGATTGAAATTGCACGCACACAAGACGAGGAGGTAGGCGACGGCACCACCTCTGTAATTGTGTTGGCAGGGGAGATGCTTGCTGCTGCCGAGCCATTTTTGCAGCAACAGATTCATCCCACAGTCATAATTCGTGCGTACCGCGAGGCCTTGGAAGATATCATAAAACATTTACAGACAGATCTTAGCGTACCGCTGGATGTGAATAACAAGAATAAAATGGCTGAAGTCGTTAAGGCATGCGTGGGCACAAAATTCATTGGAAAATGGTCTGATTTAGCCGTGAAAATTGCACTTGACGCTGTTGAGACCGTTGCATTGAATGAAAATGGACGTTTAGAGGTAGACATTAAACG ATATGCCAAAGTGGAGAAGATTCCCGGTGGAAGTATCGATGAGTCATGTGTGTTAAAAGGCGTTATGATAAACAAAGACGTGACACACCCTAAGATGAGACGTTACATTGAAAATCCACGCATCCTGTTACTAGACTGTTCTCTGGAATACAAAAAAGGCGAGAGTCAAACCAACGTGGAAATCATTGGTGAACAGGATTTCACACGGATGCTTCAAATCGAAGAAGAATTTGTGCAACGCATCTGCGCCGATATCATTGCCGTCAAACCCGATATTGTGTTCACTGAAAAGGGTGTTTCCGACTTGGCGCAACATTACTTGCTAAAGGCCGGAATTACTGCTATTCGTCGTCTGCGTAAAACGGATAATCTGCGTATAGCACGCGCTTGTGGTGCTACGATTGTGAATCGTACCGAAGAACTGACAGAAAAAGATGTTGGTACCGGGGCTGGACTTTTTGAGATTAAGAAAATTGGTGATGAGTACTTTACATTTATCACCAACTGTAAGGAGCCCAAGGCATGCACTATTTTGCTCCGAGGTGCATCAAAAGATATACTAAATGAAACAGAACGCAATCTGCAAGATGCTCTTCATGTTGCACGCAATTTGATTATCGAGCCACGCTTGGTAGCTGGTGGCGGTGCCATCGAGATGGCTGTTTCACAATTGCTGTCGCGTAAACAGCGAAAAGGTCCTTATACTGCTGTGGCTCAGGCTCTGGAAATCATACCACGTACTCTGGCACAGAATTGCGGTGCCAATACTATACGTACTTTGACAGCGCTGCGCGCAAAGCATGCTTCCCACTCAG GTGATGGCGTATGCGCTTGGGGTATTGATGGTGAATCCGGTGAAATTGTCGATATGAACGTCAAAGGTATCTGGGAGCCATTAGCCGTGAAAATGCAAACATATAAGACGGCTGTGGAAACCGCTATTTTGCTGCTTCGCATCGACGATATTGTATCAGGCTCGAAAAAGAGAGGCGATGATATTGTGAATCCCGCTGCCGCTGCTCAGGGTCAGGAATAA